From Panicum hallii strain FIL2 chromosome 2, PHallii_v3.1, whole genome shotgun sequence, a single genomic window includes:
- the LOC112882341 gene encoding uncharacterized protein LOC112882341 isoform X1: MKYQKQPRGGCFDPRSCTSRVRKTKQCRFVSKPMKKILEEVKKAQANMQSILGNGRNKKDIGSMVCPSMMVNNKQRRSNSSEKDQRGNQVLPQSKQHLDGCKVEQRNHEAMKEDFPPMAVKPKSRHASSSEKLVKPTLASSVTSKMNEGFVHRANDVKMSSSQPKNLKAMPGLVLKSIGQFRPATWMHKRDRMNGWNDITNDDNLRSRKESLPEEMPKSHDDSGSEGENPTHQTIKRRRKYIESNEDEDDNDNQSLEDGADDILKDCHERVTTPFVANCLKKQCYCCSKPIDKPVWSGLLNIGNKVYVPLSGHLSTKSCEKVNNLSKSLSRMVEVAKLPRSKVWPKRWEASRPIDVHIGLYFFPYKMRPDKSHDKLLKEVVENDLALRAIIDDAEMLLFPSNLLPKRYQAFQMKHYLWGVFRPREVAGKQVAALHQPDRTTEATAFAAHDTATRIATDAACMPPVDFGVATVSIPTEDATNAPNVPAANHGQMDSSSMGAPPGRIIAFVVKETPRLEQLIREMQREGALVIQGEMMSTGSWPGNIATVTQRGQPSKT, encoded by the exons ATGAAATATCAAAAGCAACCTCGTGGTGGTTGTTTTGATCCAAGATCGTGCACATCTAGGGTGAGGAAAACGAAACAATGTAGGTTTGTGTCAAAGCCAATGAAAAAGATCCTAGAAGAAGTGAAGAAAGCTCAGGCTAATATGCAATCTATCTTGGGAAACGGAAGAAACAAAAAAGATATTGGTAGCATGGTATGTCCATCCATGATGGTTAACAACAAACAACGCaggagcaactctagtgaaaagGATCAACGAGGTAATCAAGTCTTACCACAATCCAAGCAACATCTTGATGGTTGTAAAGTTGAACAGCGGAATCACGAAGCAATGAAAGAAGATTTTCCTCCAATGGCAGTAAAACCTAAATCTAGGCATGCAAGTTCTTCGGAAAAACTAGTTAAGCCTACCCTTGCGAGCTCAGTGACTTCAAAGATGAATGAAGGATTCGTTCACCGTGCAAATGATGTCAAAATGTCAAGTTCACAACCAAAGAACTTAAAGGCGATGCCAGGGTTGGTTCTCAAGTCAATAGGGCAATTTAGACCAGCCACATGGATGCATAAGAGGGATCGGATGAATGGTTGGAATGATATAACCAATGATGACAATCTTAGGAGTAGGAAAGAGTCATTACCAGAAGAAATGCCTAAGTCACATGATGATAGTGGTAGTGAAGGTGAGAATCCAACTCATCAGACAATTAAAAGACGGAGAAAATACATAGAGTCAaatgaagatgaagatgacaaTGACAATCAGAGTCTTGAGGATGGTGCAGATGATATTTTGAAGGATTGTCATGAAAGAGTCACTACGCCATTTGTTGCCAATTGTCTTAAGAAGCAATGCTATTGTTGCTCCAAGCCCATCGACAAACCTGTCTGGAG CGGTCTTCTTAATATCGGAAATAAGGTGTATGTACCATTGTCTGGTCATTTGTCGACTAAATCATGTGAGAAGGTGAACAATTTATCAAAATCATTGTCGCGTATGGTTGAAGTGGCTAAACTACCTAGGTCGAAGGTTTGGCCTAAGAGATGGGAGGCATCAAGACCTATAGATGTTCACATTGGCTTATACTTCTTCCCCTATAAGATGAG GCCTGACAAGTCCCATGACAAGCTACTTAAGGAAGTAGTGGAGAATGATTTAGCCTTACGAGCCATTATCGATGATGCTGAGATGCTGTTGTTCCCTTCTAATCTGCTTCCTAAACGATATCAGG CGTTCCAAATGAAACACTACTTGTGGGGTGTATTCAGGCCTAGGGAAGTTGCAGGGAAACAGGTTGCTGCATTGCATCAACCTGATCGCACCACTGAAGCTACAGCATTTGCTGCTCATGATACGGCCACCAGGATTGCTACTGATGCTGCTTGCATGCCCCCTGTTGATTTCGGGGTTGCTACTGTTAGCATACCCACTGAAGATGCTACTAATGCTCCTAACGTACCTGCAGCAAATCATGGACAGATGGACTCATCAAGCATGGGTGCACCCCCCGGCAGGATCATTGCCTTTGTGGTCAAGGAGACCCCAAGGCTCGAGCAGCTCATCCGGGAGATGCAAAGGGAAGGCGCCTTGGTCATACAAGGGGAGATGATGAGTACCGGCTCTTGGCCAGGCAATATAGCAACTGTGACGCAGCGCGGGCAGCCGAGCAAGACATGA
- the LOC112882341 gene encoding uncharacterized protein LOC112882341 isoform X2 yields the protein MKKILEEVKKAQANMQSILGNGRNKKDIGSMVCPSMMVNNKQRRSNSSEKDQRGNQVLPQSKQHLDGCKVEQRNHEAMKEDFPPMAVKPKSRHASSSEKLVKPTLASSVTSKMNEGFVHRANDVKMSSSQPKNLKAMPGLVLKSIGQFRPATWMHKRDRMNGWNDITNDDNLRSRKESLPEEMPKSHDDSGSEGENPTHQTIKRRRKYIESNEDEDDNDNQSLEDGADDILKDCHERVTTPFVANCLKKQCYCCSKPIDKPVWSGLLNIGNKVYVPLSGHLSTKSCEKVNNLSKSLSRMVEVAKLPRSKVWPKRWEASRPIDVHIGLYFFPYKMRPDKSHDKLLKEVVENDLALRAIIDDAEMLLFPSNLLPKRYQAFQMKHYLWGVFRPREVAGKQVAALHQPDRTTEATAFAAHDTATRIATDAACMPPVDFGVATVSIPTEDATNAPNVPAANHGQMDSSSMGAPPGRIIAFVVKETPRLEQLIREMQREGALVIQGEMMSTGSWPGNIATVTQRGQPSKT from the exons ATGAAAAAGATCCTAGAAGAAGTGAAGAAAGCTCAGGCTAATATGCAATCTATCTTGGGAAACGGAAGAAACAAAAAAGATATTGGTAGCATGGTATGTCCATCCATGATGGTTAACAACAAACAACGCaggagcaactctagtgaaaagGATCAACGAGGTAATCAAGTCTTACCACAATCCAAGCAACATCTTGATGGTTGTAAAGTTGAACAGCGGAATCACGAAGCAATGAAAGAAGATTTTCCTCCAATGGCAGTAAAACCTAAATCTAGGCATGCAAGTTCTTCGGAAAAACTAGTTAAGCCTACCCTTGCGAGCTCAGTGACTTCAAAGATGAATGAAGGATTCGTTCACCGTGCAAATGATGTCAAAATGTCAAGTTCACAACCAAAGAACTTAAAGGCGATGCCAGGGTTGGTTCTCAAGTCAATAGGGCAATTTAGACCAGCCACATGGATGCATAAGAGGGATCGGATGAATGGTTGGAATGATATAACCAATGATGACAATCTTAGGAGTAGGAAAGAGTCATTACCAGAAGAAATGCCTAAGTCACATGATGATAGTGGTAGTGAAGGTGAGAATCCAACTCATCAGACAATTAAAAGACGGAGAAAATACATAGAGTCAaatgaagatgaagatgacaaTGACAATCAGAGTCTTGAGGATGGTGCAGATGATATTTTGAAGGATTGTCATGAAAGAGTCACTACGCCATTTGTTGCCAATTGTCTTAAGAAGCAATGCTATTGTTGCTCCAAGCCCATCGACAAACCTGTCTGGAG CGGTCTTCTTAATATCGGAAATAAGGTGTATGTACCATTGTCTGGTCATTTGTCGACTAAATCATGTGAGAAGGTGAACAATTTATCAAAATCATTGTCGCGTATGGTTGAAGTGGCTAAACTACCTAGGTCGAAGGTTTGGCCTAAGAGATGGGAGGCATCAAGACCTATAGATGTTCACATTGGCTTATACTTCTTCCCCTATAAGATGAG GCCTGACAAGTCCCATGACAAGCTACTTAAGGAAGTAGTGGAGAATGATTTAGCCTTACGAGCCATTATCGATGATGCTGAGATGCTGTTGTTCCCTTCTAATCTGCTTCCTAAACGATATCAGG CGTTCCAAATGAAACACTACTTGTGGGGTGTATTCAGGCCTAGGGAAGTTGCAGGGAAACAGGTTGCTGCATTGCATCAACCTGATCGCACCACTGAAGCTACAGCATTTGCTGCTCATGATACGGCCACCAGGATTGCTACTGATGCTGCTTGCATGCCCCCTGTTGATTTCGGGGTTGCTACTGTTAGCATACCCACTGAAGATGCTACTAATGCTCCTAACGTACCTGCAGCAAATCATGGACAGATGGACTCATCAAGCATGGGTGCACCCCCCGGCAGGATCATTGCCTTTGTGGTCAAGGAGACCCCAAGGCTCGAGCAGCTCATCCGGGAGATGCAAAGGGAAGGCGCCTTGGTCATACAAGGGGAGATGATGAGTACCGGCTCTTGGCCAGGCAATATAGCAACTGTGACGCAGCGCGGGCAGCCGAGCAAGACATGA